A window of bacterium contains these coding sequences:
- a CDS encoding ATP-binding cassette domain-containing protein → MLALRKVSKQFGPQVLFQDVDLQVSLNDRIGLIGPNGSGKTTIFSLILDEQMPDSGQIERNKNMVIGCLKQEVVEDTSRPLLEEATDICPHLNRIRERIDLWQEEMAHEDDPEKIQDYVQKIGEYQAEFEARGGWDLEHQAKRILFGLGFRDQDLNRPIREFSGGWRMRISLAKLLLQEPDLLLLDEPTNHLDLESIIWLEDFLKGYQGAMILISHDRRFLNNIVTRIVEIDQKTLQQYTGNYDDFLDQKQLRQEILEASYRNQQKKIEATERFIERFRYKATKARQVQSRIKSLEKMDRIELDQKASQFSITIPPPPVSGKEVMRLKNVHKRYGDRTVYHGLNLVLHRGDRVALVGPNGSGKSTLLKIMAGVLDIEGGEAVVGYNVARAYFAQHQLEILDPEHTVLEEIDPCFGPGSPVSARSFLGAFLFRGDDVFKKIAVLSGGEKSRLVLAKMIAQKPNFLLLDEPTNHLDIPSLDCLQEALSQYPGTLCMISHDRLFINHLVNKIIHIQDGRLEVFLGNYDDYLEQMEQRKEKLAASPLLSPSAEPGSSRDGKVRSREQKRLEAEKRNQKFRRLDPLRKESGKVQEELNLVLEKMDQLDRLFADPNYYQQPEFSRKLYEYKELEARNEELTHRWTELEEQIEAVERELAEEG, encoded by the coding sequence ATGCTTGCATTACGGAAAGTATCAAAACAGTTCGGGCCGCAGGTATTATTTCAGGATGTAGATCTTCAGGTCAGTCTGAACGACCGGATTGGTCTGATCGGACCGAACGGATCAGGAAAGACGACTATCTTCTCGCTGATTCTGGACGAGCAAATGCCAGATTCCGGTCAGATCGAGAGAAATAAGAACATGGTTATCGGCTGCCTGAAGCAGGAGGTGGTGGAAGACACATCCCGCCCTCTGCTGGAGGAAGCCACCGATATCTGTCCCCATCTGAACCGCATCAGGGAGCGGATTGACCTGTGGCAGGAAGAAATGGCCCACGAGGATGACCCGGAAAAAATACAGGACTATGTCCAGAAAATCGGCGAGTATCAGGCTGAATTTGAAGCCCGCGGCGGGTGGGACCTGGAGCACCAGGCCAAGCGCATCCTCTTCGGCCTGGGATTTCGGGACCAGGACCTGAACCGTCCGATCCGCGAATTCAGCGGAGGGTGGCGGATGCGCATTTCTCTGGCCAAACTGCTCCTTCAGGAGCCCGACCTCCTGCTGCTGGATGAGCCGACCAACCACCTCGACCTGGAGTCCATCATCTGGCTGGAGGATTTCCTCAAAGGATACCAGGGGGCCATGATCCTCATTTCCCACGACCGGAGATTTCTCAATAATATCGTTACCCGCATCGTGGAGATCGACCAGAAAACCCTTCAGCAGTATACGGGAAACTATGATGATTTTCTGGATCAAAAGCAGCTCCGGCAGGAAATCCTTGAGGCTTCTTACAGGAATCAGCAAAAAAAGATCGAAGCCACCGAGCGGTTCATCGAGCGGTTCCGCTACAAAGCCACCAAAGCCCGTCAGGTGCAAAGCCGGATCAAGTCTCTGGAGAAGATGGACAGGATCGAGCTTGACCAGAAGGCCAGTCAGTTTTCAATCACTATTCCCCCGCCTCCTGTGTCGGGAAAGGAGGTTATGCGGTTAAAAAATGTGCACAAGCGGTACGGTGACCGGACAGTCTATCACGGGCTGAACCTGGTTTTGCACCGGGGGGACAGGGTTGCCCTGGTTGGCCCCAATGGATCGGGAAAGTCAACCCTGCTGAAAATCATGGCCGGGGTGCTGGACATAGAAGGCGGTGAGGCAGTGGTAGGCTATAATGTCGCCAGGGCCTATTTTGCCCAGCACCAGCTTGAGATTCTCGATCCGGAGCATACGGTCCTCGAAGAAATCGATCCCTGTTTCGGGCCGGGCTCGCCCGTCTCTGCCCGCTCCTTTCTGGGGGCCTTTCTCTTCCGGGGAGATGATGTATTTAAAAAAATTGCTGTCCTGAGCGGAGGAGAGAAAAGCCGTCTGGTGCTGGCAAAAATGATCGCCCAAAAGCCCAATTTCCTCCTGCTGGATGAGCCGACCAACCATCTCGATATTCCCTCCCTGGATTGCCTGCAGGAAGCCCTCAGCCAGTATCCCGGCACCCTGTGCATGATCTCTCACGACCGGCTGTTCATCAATCACCTGGTTAATAAAATCATCCATATTCAGGATGGACGTCTGGAGGTTTTTCTCGGCAATTATGATGACTATCTCGAACAGATGGAGCAGAGGAAGGAAAAACTCGCCGCCTCCCCGCTGCTCTCTCCTTCGGCAGAGCCCGGCAGCAGCAGGGATGGAAAAGTCAGGAGCCGGGAGCAAAAGCGGCTTGAAGCCGAGAAAAGAAACCAGAAATTCCGCCGCCTGGACCCGCTCAGGAAAGAGTCGGGAAAAGTGCAGGAGGAATTAAACCTTGTGCTGGAAAAAATGGACCAGCTCGACAGACTGTTTGCCGATCCAAATTACTACCAGCAGCCTGAATTCTCCAGAAAATTGTATGAATATAAGGAGCTTGAGGCCAGAAACGAGGAACTTACCCACCGCTGGACCGAACTGGAAGAGCAGATTGAAGCCGTTGAGCGGGAATTGGCGGAGGAAGGATAG
- a CDS encoding transporter codes for MSAIYPGRAVASGADCTKAGEWYQKGLALSDNSAQEIACYQKAVELCPEHAPSHERLGNIYKARRQWDMAVRELQLACEGSDSSDPHTSLGEIYRMQGEYELAIREFHTALDIREEDKRAQANLEYIQRMMGRDDAGGEERSMVPVPIFSREPGLTLSQGITSVSLTLGSMTIRREWISPQERPVDVWRLALGIRYGLTDDLTLGIIPKMFWKKAYIRTWEGESQPSVHGLGDTVVLLKYCLWSRRHTSFAASLATSVPTGDEHKTAWYGWTSYTIPLGSGRYEFMPGLAFSTSFRDLGYLHTNVSYFFPRQRENGLDPGDELSYNLALCRPIPLIGEPYFFSLPVTSLVGQIELNGVYRGEGRGPKIVDGQESRVTFSGGNMLSWSPGIQFLFQGNMMFEAGVQIPLFVPDNPWCTEPVYQIGWTRSFF; via the coding sequence ATGTCCGCCATCTATCCAGGCCGGGCAGTTGCCAGCGGGGCTGACTGCACCAAAGCAGGGGAGTGGTACCAGAAGGGACTCGCCCTCAGCGACAACTCTGCGCAAGAGATCGCCTGCTATCAAAAAGCAGTGGAGCTTTGTCCGGAGCACGCACCATCTCACGAGCGGTTGGGCAACATTTATAAGGCCCGCAGGCAGTGGGACATGGCGGTCCGGGAGCTGCAACTGGCCTGCGAAGGGAGCGACTCCTCCGATCCTCACACCAGCCTGGGCGAGATTTACCGGATGCAGGGTGAATACGAGCTGGCCATCCGCGAGTTTCATACCGCGCTCGATATCAGGGAGGAAGACAAGCGCGCCCAGGCTAACCTGGAATATATCCAGCGGATGATGGGACGCGATGATGCCGGTGGTGAAGAGCGATCGATGGTCCCTGTCCCGATTTTCAGCCGGGAGCCGGGGCTTACTCTGTCACAGGGAATAACTTCGGTCAGTTTGACCCTGGGATCCATGACGATCAGACGGGAATGGATATCTCCGCAAGAGCGGCCAGTCGATGTCTGGAGGCTGGCTCTGGGTATTCGATACGGCCTGACCGATGATCTTACCCTGGGGATTATCCCGAAGATGTTCTGGAAAAAGGCTTACATTCGTACCTGGGAGGGGGAGTCTCAGCCCTCGGTCCATGGCCTTGGAGACACGGTCGTTTTGCTCAAATACTGCCTCTGGTCCCGCAGGCATACCAGTTTTGCCGCATCCCTGGCCACCAGTGTGCCTACCGGAGATGAGCATAAGACCGCCTGGTACGGATGGACCAGCTATACCATCCCCCTGGGCTCCGGCAGATATGAATTCATGCCGGGACTTGCTTTCAGCACCAGCTTTCGCGACCTGGGGTATCTCCATACCAATGTTTCCTATTTTTTTCCCCGCCAGAGAGAGAACGGACTTGATCCCGGAGACGAGCTCAGCTATAATCTGGCTCTGTGCCGGCCGATTCCTCTGATCGGCGAGCCCTATTTTTTCTCCCTGCCTGTCACCAGCCTGGTGGGGCAGATAGAGCTGAACGGTGTCTATCGAGGGGAGGGCAGAGGGCCAAAAATAGTAGATGGACAAGAATCTCGCGTCACCTTTTCAGGAGGAAACATGCTTTCCTGGTCTCCCGGAATCCAGTTCCTGTTCCAGGGCAATATGATGTTCGAGGCAGGGGTTCAGATACCGCTCTTTGTTCCTGATAACCCCTGGTGTACTGAACCTGTTTATCAAATCGGATGGACGAGGTCCTTTTTTTGA
- the ispH gene encoding 4-hydroxy-3-methylbut-2-enyl diphosphate reductase, translating to MEIKIAKTAGFCTGVQRAMNILLDTARLGDPPIYTFGPLIHNPQVIALLESRGITALSDPDSAPSGTLVIRAHGIAPKTRQFLKKKGFKLCDATCPHVAQVQSIVKSHSRRGYHVIIIGDKGHAEVTGILGFAQNRGTVVSSLPEIDLLPNMDQVCVVAQTTQNVEDFQRIADKIRSRFPQAEIFNTICSSTQKRQDEAMQIAQQVEAMVIVGGKNSANTIRLANMVRALGKPTFHIEVPKELPVKELEKFDRIGVTAGASTPNWIIDGVVEKLNSIRQRKANFLMRLLLRMFQFLDSSDLFVAIGAFSISYAASLLQGIDPDFPLLIIPALYVFAMYLVNHLIDRHDPEGRDPNILHGISRYTALRLALALVSAALALSLSLHLGFYPFLFLLLASIAGIIYSIPLIPHRWKVYVQFRRLKDIPASKDIFLAASWASVAVGIPLLYGVDSAGIDTAVCFIFIATLVFIRSVLQDIRNIQADRIVGRETLPIILGQKRIERLLFAISLPSLALLTAAAYFGWTTSLGFALSLCILFTWIFMFLSHRNALPKGIASKLTIDSNFIVSGLVAMFWKIFHYH from the coding sequence ATGGAGATCAAGATTGCCAAAACTGCCGGTTTCTGTACGGGTGTCCAGCGGGCGATGAATATCCTTCTGGATACAGCCCGTCTGGGAGACCCGCCGATTTATACCTTTGGACCGCTCATCCATAACCCGCAGGTCATAGCCCTGCTTGAGAGCCGGGGAATTACCGCTTTGTCGGATCCTGACTCCGCTCCTTCCGGCACTCTGGTTATCCGGGCGCACGGCATTGCGCCAAAGACCAGGCAGTTTTTGAAAAAAAAGGGATTCAAGCTCTGCGACGCTACCTGCCCTCATGTGGCTCAGGTGCAATCCATCGTCAAATCCCACAGCCGCAGGGGGTACCATGTCATCATCATCGGTGATAAGGGGCATGCCGAGGTGACCGGCATTCTGGGTTTTGCGCAAAACCGGGGGACCGTGGTCAGCAGCCTGCCGGAAATTGATCTTTTGCCGAATATGGACCAGGTCTGCGTGGTAGCACAAACCACCCAGAATGTCGAGGATTTCCAGCGGATCGCGGATAAAATCCGCAGCCGCTTTCCCCAGGCCGAAATCTTCAATACCATCTGCTCCTCGACCCAAAAGCGGCAGGATGAAGCCATGCAGATAGCCCAGCAGGTCGAAGCCATGGTCATCGTGGGCGGGAAAAACAGCGCCAATACCATCCGCCTGGCCAATATGGTCCGCGCTCTCGGCAAACCCACCTTTCATATCGAGGTCCCGAAGGAACTGCCGGTTAAAGAGCTTGAAAAGTTCGACCGTATCGGCGTGACAGCCGGAGCATCCACTCCCAACTGGATCATCGACGGGGTAGTGGAAAAGCTGAATTCCATCAGGCAGCGCAAGGCCAATTTTCTCATGCGCCTCCTGCTTCGAATGTTCCAGTTTCTGGATAGCAGCGACCTTTTTGTAGCCATCGGTGCTTTCAGCATCAGTTATGCAGCCAGCCTCCTGCAGGGAATCGATCCGGATTTTCCCCTGCTGATCATTCCCGCCCTGTACGTGTTTGCCATGTATCTTGTCAACCACCTGATAGACCGGCACGACCCCGAAGGTCGTGATCCGAACATACTGCACGGGATATCCCGCTACACTGCTCTGCGCCTCGCGCTGGCCCTTGTTTCGGCTGCTCTGGCCCTCTCGCTCTCCCTGCATCTGGGTTTTTATCCATTTCTGTTTCTTCTCCTGGCCAGTATAGCCGGTATTATTTACAGTATTCCGCTGATTCCCCACAGGTGGAAGGTTTATGTCCAGTTCAGACGGCTGAAAGACATTCCGGCCTCCAAGGATATCTTCCTGGCTGCATCCTGGGCGAGTGTCGCCGTTGGGATTCCACTCCTCTATGGGGTGGATTCAGCAGGAATTGATACTGCGGTCTGCTTTATTTTTATCGCCACCCTGGTTTTTATCCGCTCCGTGCTGCAGGATATTCGCAATATCCAGGCAGATCGGATTGTGGGCAGGGAAACCCTGCCGATAATTCTCGGCCAGAAGCGGATTGAGCGGCTTTTGTTTGCCATTTCCCTGCCGTCGCTTGCTCTTCTGACCGCAGCCGCATATTTCGGCTGGACTACTTCGCTGGGATTTGCTCTTTCCCTGTGCATACTTTTTACCTGGATCTTTATGTTTCTTTCTCACCGCAACGCGCTCCCGAAAGGGATCGCATCCAAGTTGACTATTGACAGCAATTTCATTGTGAGCGGCCTTGTAGCCATGTTCTGGAAAATTTTTCATTACCATTAA
- a CDS encoding cation:proton antiporter — MNPTLTPQIPILLDLVILLAVAVVTVNLVNRIHMPPVVGFLLAGIIIGPSVLGVIHEVHQIEILAEIGVVLLLFTIGLEFSFNRMKEIRRYIVGGGILQVLLTAALVTGVASLSGHTVQEAIFFGFLFSLSSTAIVLKVYGARGELSTLHGNFAVGVLLFQDLCIVPMMLLTPVLAAQGMQSWANILSPLLIGLAAVGAVFISARFLLPKLIDHIVRMKSQEIFTLFIILLCLSTAWLTSQFGLSLALGAFIAGLLLSESEYSHQALANMLPLRDSFAGLFFISIGMLANLRTISNDPVRVLGLVVLIFGSKMAVVFIVALMLRLSARTSLSAAFGLAQIGEFSLLLAQTGLRFHLISSVTYQQFLASAIISMMATPFLILLAPKAGFRLQPFLCWLDAVLGVKSQAGSLNDGKRSWHDHVVIVGYGENGRNLARVLEATAIPYVIVDLDIMNIRQGREKGHPVFYGDASSTEILKQLGIPRARMAVLAISDPSVNRRVIWLIRSMNPEVFLLVRTRHIAEIEELYHLGASQVIPEEFETSVEIFARVLRQYHIPRNMIELQVQLVRGEGYSMLRGLKLPDMRFKNIQHLIAETLTETFLVLAESPAVGRTLGALDLRLKTGVTVIAIIRGSEPIPSPGADTAIESGDTLVMMGNHAALDKAVELLSPE; from the coding sequence ATGAACCCGACTCTAACACCACAGATACCGATATTACTGGACCTGGTCATTCTCCTGGCCGTGGCCGTTGTAACGGTCAATCTGGTCAACCGGATCCACATGCCCCCGGTGGTGGGCTTTTTGCTGGCTGGAATCATTATCGGGCCATCGGTCCTGGGAGTAATCCACGAGGTTCACCAGATTGAGATCCTGGCTGAAATCGGCGTGGTTCTGCTCCTTTTTACCATCGGGCTGGAATTTTCTTTCAATCGGATGAAGGAAATCCGGCGCTATATAGTTGGGGGAGGGATCCTGCAGGTCCTCCTGACTGCCGCCCTGGTGACGGGGGTAGCCTCTCTTTCCGGCCATACCGTGCAGGAGGCGATTTTCTTCGGCTTTCTCTTCTCCCTGAGCAGCACAGCTATTGTCCTGAAAGTGTATGGAGCACGGGGAGAGTTGTCAACTCTTCACGGAAATTTTGCTGTCGGTGTGCTCCTGTTTCAGGATCTTTGCATTGTCCCCATGATGTTGCTGACTCCGGTGCTCGCTGCACAGGGAATGCAATCATGGGCGAATATCCTCTCACCCTTGCTCATCGGTCTGGCAGCCGTTGGTGCGGTTTTTATCTCAGCCAGGTTTCTTTTGCCAAAACTCATCGATCATATCGTGAGGATGAAAAGTCAGGAAATCTTTACCCTGTTCATTATTCTGCTCTGTCTGAGCACTGCCTGGCTGACTTCACAGTTTGGCCTTTCCCTGGCCCTGGGGGCCTTTATTGCCGGGCTGCTTTTGTCCGAATCGGAATACAGCCACCAGGCTTTGGCCAATATGCTCCCCTTACGGGACAGCTTTGCCGGGCTTTTCTTCATTTCGATCGGCATGCTGGCAAACCTTCGGACCATTTCGAACGATCCTGTGCGTGTTCTGGGGCTGGTGGTCCTCATTTTCGGGAGTAAGATGGCGGTTGTCTTTATCGTGGCGCTCATGCTCCGACTTTCCGCCCGCACTTCCCTCAGCGCCGCTTTCGGACTGGCCCAGATTGGCGAATTCTCCCTGCTGCTGGCCCAGACAGGGCTTCGCTTTCATCTGATTTCATCGGTCACGTACCAGCAGTTTTTAGCTTCCGCCATTATCAGCATGATGGCAACCCCCTTTCTGATACTCCTTGCGCCAAAAGCAGGCTTTCGCCTGCAACCATTCCTCTGCTGGCTGGATGCCGTGCTGGGGGTGAAATCTCAAGCCGGATCTCTGAATGACGGAAAACGTTCCTGGCACGACCATGTGGTAATTGTCGGCTATGGAGAAAATGGCCGCAATCTGGCCAGGGTTTTGGAGGCCACGGCAATTCCCTATGTTATTGTTGATTTGGATATTATGAATATCCGGCAGGGAAGGGAAAAGGGACACCCGGTTTTCTATGGCGACGCAAGCAGCACCGAAATATTGAAACAACTTGGTATCCCCCGCGCCCGCATGGCCGTACTTGCCATTTCAGACCCTTCGGTGAACCGCAGGGTCATATGGCTGATCCGGAGCATGAACCCGGAGGTTTTTCTTCTGGTCCGGACCCGGCATATTGCCGAGATCGAGGAGCTGTACCATTTAGGGGCCAGTCAGGTGATCCCGGAAGAATTTGAAACTTCGGTAGAGATTTTTGCCCGTGTTCTGCGGCAGTACCATATCCCTCGGAACATGATCGAGCTTCAGGTTCAGCTTGTCCGGGGAGAAGGCTACAGCATGCTGCGCGGATTAAAGCTCCCGGATATGAGATTTAAAAATATCCAGCACCTTATTGCCGAAACGCTGACCGAAACCTTCCTGGTGCTTGCCGAGTCCCCGGCAGTCGGCAGGACCCTGGGAGCCCTGGACCTGCGGCTGAAAACCGGGGTTACGGTCATTGCCATTATCAGAGGCAGTGAGCCGATCCCAAGCCCTGGTGCAGACACTGCCATCGAGTCGGGAGACACCCTGGTGATGATGGGAAACCACGCGGCCCTGGATAAAGCGGTCGAGCTCCTCTCGCCTGAATGA
- a CDS encoding type II toxin-antitoxin system VapB family antitoxin yields the protein MKRTNVNLDEELVKEGLELTHFKTIKELVNHALKEFIAWKKRSLLLEWEGKVEFFEDYDYKDLRQRHSS from the coding sequence ATGAAACGAACGAATGTAAATTTAGATGAAGAGCTTGTTAAAGAAGGATTGGAGCTGACTCATTTTAAGACTATAAAAGAACTGGTTAATCATGCTCTTAAGGAATTTATCGCCTGGAAGAAGAGAAGCCTGCTGTTAGAATGGGAGGGAAAAGTAGAATTTTTTGAGGATTATGACTATAAAGATCTTCGCCAAAGGCACTCTTCATGA
- a CDS encoding glycosyl hydrolase family 57: MEPLSDIINGLPNFCGYESSVEETMSRSLPVFLDRTPVILSQVESSFGIALHMHQPLIPAGGPNLKNAAIIGNLQYMMENQHIHDNHNAPVFARCYARMADFIKELVDEGKSPRVMLDYSGNLFYGLRQMGRGDILEKFKNVMSREPYSRCIEWLGTMWSHAVASSTPPPDLKLHIQAWQQHFASIFGWDALARVRGFSPPEMHLPIHPDVCHEYVKTLKACGFRWLMVQEHTVENLDGGRIRNPHVPHLLTARNSRGEEVSMTALVKTKGSDTKLVAQMQPYAEARGLRRQEFGGKSIPPFVLQIGDGENGGVMMNEFPEAFKSAFRQIGTSGTVSLCASEYLELLEAEGIDVEKSALPVQPVGQKRIWDRVSHPSPDAVRQAISDLEKQDRSFHLDMGSWTNDRSWVKGYEGVLSAMEHLSALFHQKIDQNAAVDRKSPAYQQALFYLLVSQTSCYRYWGQGAWTDYGLEICRRGREFLEREF; this comes from the coding sequence ATGGAGCCACTTTCTGACATCATCAACGGATTGCCCAATTTCTGCGGATATGAATCATCGGTCGAAGAGACCATGTCCCGCAGCCTGCCGGTCTTTCTCGATCGCACGCCGGTAATTCTCAGCCAGGTCGAGTCATCGTTCGGTATTGCCCTTCATATGCACCAGCCGCTGATCCCGGCAGGGGGACCAAACCTTAAAAATGCAGCCATTATTGGCAATCTTCAGTATATGATGGAAAATCAGCACATTCACGATAATCACAATGCCCCGGTTTTTGCCCGATGTTATGCCCGCATGGCCGATTTCATCAAGGAACTGGTCGATGAGGGCAAAAGTCCCCGGGTGATGCTGGACTACTCCGGCAACCTTTTCTATGGGCTCCGTCAGATGGGCCGGGGTGATATTCTGGAGAAGTTTAAAAACGTCATGTCCCGGGAGCCTTACAGCCGCTGCATCGAATGGCTGGGAACCATGTGGTCCCATGCCGTGGCTTCCTCTACACCGCCTCCGGATCTCAAACTGCACATCCAGGCATGGCAGCAGCACTTTGCCTCCATCTTCGGCTGGGATGCCCTGGCCAGGGTCAGGGGATTTTCACCCCCGGAGATGCATCTTCCGATCCATCCCGATGTCTGCCATGAATACGTCAAGACTCTGAAAGCCTGCGGGTTTCGCTGGCTCATGGTTCAGGAGCACACCGTCGAGAACCTGGACGGCGGCCGTATCAGAAATCCTCATGTTCCTCACCTTCTGACAGCCAGAAATTCCCGGGGCGAGGAGGTATCCATGACCGCCCTGGTAAAGACCAAGGGGTCTGATACCAAGCTGGTGGCACAGATGCAGCCGTATGCTGAAGCCAGGGGGCTTCGTCGGCAGGAGTTTGGAGGAAAAAGCATCCCGCCTTTTGTCCTTCAGATCGGAGATGGGGAAAACGGCGGGGTGATGATGAACGAATTCCCGGAAGCTTTCAAGAGTGCCTTCCGACAGATCGGCACATCAGGCACTGTCAGCCTGTGCGCCAGCGAGTATCTTGAGCTTCTTGAGGCCGAAGGAATCGATGTTGAAAAATCCGCCCTTCCCGTGCAGCCGGTGGGACAGAAGAGAATCTGGGACCGTGTTTCACATCCCAGTCCTGATGCGGTCAGACAGGCCATTTCCGATCTCGAGAAACAGGACCGCAGCTTTCACCTGGATATGGGCTCCTGGACCAATGACCGCAGTTGGGTCAAGGGCTATGAAGGGGTTTTGAGTGCCATGGAGCACTTAAGTGCCCTGTTCCATCAGAAGATCGATCAGAATGCGGCTGTTGACAGGAAAAGCCCGGCCTATCAGCAGGCCCTTTTCTACCTTCTGGTCAGCCAGACCAGTTGCTACCGCTACTGGGGACAGGGAGCATGGACTGACTACGGGCTTGAAATATGCCGAAGAGGCAGGGAATTTCTGGAACGCGAGTTTTAA
- the pstB gene encoding phosphate ABC transporter ATP-binding protein PstB yields MENIALKTKDLDLYYGKFHALKKINFSVYEKSITALIGPSGCGKSTLLRCFNRLNELIDEVKITGLLEINGKSIKDIDLVELRRKVGMVFQRPNPFPLSVYDNMVYGLKVHGENKKKYKDAVEKCLMAVGLLDELKDKLNTPALNLSEETKQRLCIARLLTIEPEIILLDEPCSALDPIATLRVEELMIELKKDYTIIIVTHNMQQAARVSDYTGFMLLGELIEFDETSKIFTSPKDERTEGYITGRFG; encoded by the coding sequence ATGGAAAACATTGCTCTGAAAACAAAAGATCTGGATCTCTATTATGGCAAATTTCATGCTTTGAAAAAGATAAATTTTTCTGTCTATGAGAAAAGCATTACTGCCTTAATAGGTCCTTCCGGCTGCGGCAAATCCACGCTTCTGCGCTGCTTTAATCGGCTTAATGAATTGATTGACGAGGTGAAGATAACCGGCCTTTTGGAAATTAACGGCAAAAGTATCAAAGATATTGATTTAGTTGAATTAAGACGCAAAGTCGGTATGGTTTTTCAGCGTCCTAATCCCTTCCCCTTATCAGTCTACGATAATATGGTCTATGGGTTGAAAGTACACGGTGAAAATAAGAAAAAATATAAAGATGCGGTAGAAAAATGCCTCATGGCTGTCGGTCTCCTGGATGAGCTGAAAGATAAACTCAACACCCCGGCTCTTAACCTTTCGGAAGAAACAAAACAACGCCTGTGCATCGCTCGTCTTCTCACCATTGAGCCGGAAATAATACTTCTGGATGAGCCATGTTCTGCTCTTGATCCCATTGCCACTCTGAGGGTTGAAGAGCTGATGATAGAGCTTAAGAAAGATTACACCATCATTATCGTTACTCATAACATGCAACAGGCTGCCAGGGTTTCGGATTATACCGGTTTTATGCTCTTGGGCGAATTGATAGAGTTCGATGAAACGTCAAAGATTTTCACCTCACCAAAAGATGAACGGACAGAAGGATACATTACCGGGAGATTCGGATAA
- a CDS encoding right-handed parallel beta-helix repeat-containing protein translates to MLSFASAAILFLILSFGFRLPARFAPAKALAQAPAPRPAGQKERQKQPPQEEPAGIVIQDNDFYDNNVSALHIRGSRVLVEKCSIHRNGNAGLVVDNDAQVLVQDNQIYGQEGAGITVMGKGSARASITGNQIYQNTMAGVQLGAQDRLEVAVRESFRKNPSAGFAGKKDNTTGKKVIVARVHNNRIYRNGESGIKCQSEYPNHAVHLTATQNKIFRNQKGGIFLASAATVVLQHNSICDNHKAGVSANELKEISPQVDIYQNVIRGNEEAGLEITAAKCGPVGVCNNLIFNNGGSGIRFKTMPMRIINNTIASNGNLAEGSGIDQQGRGTPLIASNILAYNFKTGLNVARTKGCSYNLLFANGGSGTCCDDCTSSSKAIESKELGGHSRSRGDLICDPMFSNPDLFDYRLKQYSPAIDAGFPSREFHDRHFPPSQGGSSNDLGFTGGPLAVSWDPNDLAP, encoded by the coding sequence ATGCTCAGTTTCGCCAGCGCCGCTATTCTCTTTCTTATCCTTTCCTTTGGATTCAGACTCCCGGCCCGCTTCGCTCCAGCCAAAGCCCTGGCTCAGGCCCCGGCCCCCCGGCCAGCCGGACAAAAAGAGCGGCAGAAGCAGCCCCCACAGGAAGAGCCAGCCGGAATTGTCATTCAGGACAATGATTTTTACGATAATAATGTCTCGGCCTTGCATATCCGGGGCAGCAGAGTTCTGGTTGAAAAGTGCAGTATCCATCGAAACGGCAATGCAGGCCTGGTCGTGGATAACGACGCTCAGGTTCTGGTTCAGGATAATCAAATCTATGGCCAGGAAGGTGCAGGCATCACGGTCATGGGTAAAGGCTCGGCCAGGGCAAGCATCACCGGAAACCAGATATACCAGAATACCATGGCTGGCGTGCAATTGGGGGCCCAAGACCGGCTGGAGGTGGCGGTGCGGGAAAGTTTCAGAAAAAATCCCTCTGCCGGATTTGCCGGCAAGAAGGATAATACCACTGGTAAGAAGGTCATAGTTGCCAGGGTCCACAATAACCGAATTTACCGCAATGGAGAGAGTGGCATAAAATGCCAGTCAGAATATCCGAACCATGCTGTCCATCTGACCGCCACTCAGAACAAGATCTTTCGGAACCAGAAAGGGGGCATTTTTCTGGCCAGTGCAGCCACTGTGGTTTTGCAGCATAATTCCATCTGTGATAACCACAAAGCCGGGGTTTCAGCCAATGAATTGAAAGAGATTTCCCCCCAGGTGGATATCTATCAGAACGTCATCCGGGGAAATGAGGAGGCCGGGCTTGAGATCACCGCTGCCAAATGCGGGCCGGTCGGAGTGTGCAATAACCTCATCTTCAATAACGGCGGATCGGGGATTCGCTTCAAGACCATGCCCATGCGGATCATCAACAATACCATCGCTTCCAACGGCAACCTTGCCGAAGGGTCGGGCATCGACCAGCAGGGGAGAGGCACTCCCCTGATTGCCAGCAATATCCTGGCCTATAATTTTAAAACCGGCCTCAATGTAGCCAGGACGAAAGGCTGCTCCTATAACCTGCTCTTTGCCAATGGCGGATCAGGCACCTGCTGTGACGACTGCACATCCTCTTCCAAAGCGATCGAAAGCAAAGAGCTGGGCGGACACAGCCGAAGCAGGGGGGACCTGATCTGCGATCCGATGTTCAGTAATCCTGACCTGTTCGATTACCGGCTCAAGCAATACTCTCCAGCCATCGATGCCGGATTTCCCTCCCGCGAGTTTCATGACCGGCATTTTCCTCCCTCCCAGGGAGGAAGCTCCAATGACCTTGGATTTACCGGAGGCCCGCTGGCTGTCTCGTGGGATCCGAATGATCTGGCTCCATAA